The Campylobacter concisus DNA window ATAAGGTATATACATCTTTCCTTCGATCTTTCCGCTAACACCAGCTAATTCATTTGGCTTAGCAAGATCGTTTCTTCTAATTGTATATTTAACCTCTTCTTTTTTACCTTTTATCACGATATTTACATCTTCGTGGGCATATTCGATCTCTATTTTGCCATCAATCGTTGATTTAATCTTTGGTTCAACAAGTAGCACAGCCGCACTTCTTCTATTTGCAACGATCTTCTTATCACCGTTATCATAAGTATTAAGGTTGTAATATCTGATAAAACCTTCTTTTTGGGCGATTACTTGACGATCTTGTTGCTCAGTAGAAGCTGTACCACCGATGTGGAATGTTCTTAGCGTTAGCTGTGTACCTGGCTCACCGATAGATTGAGCTGAAATAATACCAACTGCCTCGCCTGGTTTTACAAGTTTGCCTTCACCCAAATTTAAGCCGTAGCATTTTGCACAAACGCCTTTTGGTGCCTTGCATGTGATAGGCGTTCTAATGCTCACTGATTTTATGCCAGCTTCTGTTATAGCTCTAGCTTTTTCTTCATCAAGTAATGTGCCTTCGCTAAATAAAATTTCATTTGTTATAGGATCGATCACATCATCTGCTAAAACACGGCCTAATACTCTTTCTTCAAGGCTTTCTATTAGCTCGCCACTCTCTGTAATATCTGTGATTTCAACACCCTCGTGCGTACCGCAGTCATGCATTGTGACTTTAACATTTTGAGCAACGTCGATTAGTTTTCTTGTTAAATAACCGGCGTTGGCTGTTTTTAGAGCGGTATCTGCAAGTCCTTTTCTAGCTCCGTGGGTAGAGTTAAAGTACTCCATTATGTTTAGACCTTCACGGAAGTTTGAAATGATCGGCGTTTCAATGATCGAACCATCAGGTTTTGCCATAAGACCACGCATACCAGCTAGCTGGCGAATCTGCGCTGCACTACCTCTCGCACCTGAGTCTGCCATCATATAAATTGAGTTAAATCCACCTTTATCACTTTGAATAAGCTTCATCATCTCGCTTGCAACGCTGTTATTTGTATCTGTCCAGATATCAATGATCTTGTTATATCTCTCACTATCTGTTAAAAGACCAGCGCCGTATTGCTTTTGAATTTCGCGAACTTTTTTCTTAGCTTCGTCGATATATTTTTGCTTGCTATCAGGCACGATGATGTCTGCGATAGAGATAGAAATTCCCGCTTTTGTCGCATATCTAAAGCCTAAATTTTTAAGCTTATCAAGAAAATCGGCCGTTACTTCAAGACCACCATTTCTATAAACATAATCAACCAAATTTGCAATATCTTTTTTCTTCATGATCTTATTCCACATATTTTCAGGAACAAAATCAGGAAGTATAGCTCTTAAAATCAAGCGACCAGCCGTCGTAAAGATGATCTTATTATCAACCATAGTCTTGATTTTAGCGTGAAGGCCAAGAGTGTTAGCCTCTTCAGCGATCATTACTTCATCAACGCTTGAGAAAATTTTATTTGCACCTTTTTCATCATTTCTCTCTAGGCTTAAATAATAAATTCCTAAAACCATATCTTGTGAAGGGACTGTGATAGCCTTACCACTTGCTGGAAGCAAAATATTCATTGAGCTAAGCATCAAAATTTTGCACTCAGCGATAGCCTCTTGTGATAGTGGTACGTGAACAGCCATTTGGTCGCCGTCAAAGTCCGCGTTGAATGCAGCACAAACTAATGGGTGAAGCTGAATCGCCTTGCCTTCAACAAGCACTGGGTGAAACGCTTGGATGGAAAGCTTGTGAAGTGTTGGAGCACGGTTTAGCATGACTGGATAGTCTTTAACGACCTCTTCTAGGCACTCCCAAACCTCATTTGTCTTATCTTCTATCATCTTTTTCGCTTGCTTAACAGTTGTTGCATAGCCCTTTTCTTCAAGGCGAGCAAGCAAATGTGGTTTAAATAGTTCTAGAGCCATTTTCTTTGGAAGACCACACTGATCCATCTTTAGCTTTGGACCAACAACGATAACAGAACGTCCAGAGAAGTCAACACGCTTACCTAGCAAATTCTGACGGAATCGGCCTTGCTTGCCTTTGATGATCTCACTTAGTGATTTTAGTGGACGCTTATTTGCGCCTTTTACTGCATTTGCTCTGCGACCATTGTCAAATAGCGCATCAACAGCTTCTTGAAGCATTCTCTTTTCATTTCTTATAATGATCTCAGGTGCGTCAAGCTCAAGTAGGCGTTTTAGACGGCTATTTCTATTTATTACGCGGCGATATAGGTCGTTTACGTCTGAAACAGCAAATTTACCACCATCAAGGCTGACTAGCGGTCTAAGATCAGGTGGAAGAACTGGTAAATTTGTTATCATCATCCACTCTGGGCGGTTGCCTGAATTTAAAAAGCTCTCGATAACTTTTAGGCGTTTTACGATAGTTTTTTTCTTAGCCTCAGAATTTGTAGACTCCATCTCTTCTTTTAGTTGATTTAAAATTTCCATCAAATCAAGCTCAGCTAGCATATCATAGATGACCTCGCCACCCATTCTAGCCGTAAAACCAGTCTCTTCATATCTTGAAGCTAGACTTTGATATTGTTCTTCATTTAAAACGTCGTATTTTTCAACTTTTTTAGAATTTTCATTGTCGTAATAAGCCTCACCAGCATTATCAACAATATATGCCTCATAGTAAAGTACGCGCTCAAGATCTTTCATCTTAATACCAAGAAGCGCACCAATACGACTTGGCAAAAAATTTACATACCAGATGTGAGCCACTGGAGTTACAAGCTCGATGTGACCCATGCGAGAGCGGCGAACTTTAGATGTCGTTACTTCAACGCCGCACTTTTCACACTTAATGCCTTTATAACGCATCTTTTTATATTTGCCGCAAAGGCACTCGTAGTCACGGATCGGTCCAAAAATTTTCGCACAAAATAAGCCGTCACGCTCAGGTTTTAGCGTGCGGTAGTTGATAGTTTCTGGTTTTTTAACCTCACCATAACTCCAAGATTTTATCTTCTCAGGACTTGCTAAACGAAGTTGAAAAGCTTCAAAATCACGAGGTCTATGCTCTTCTTTTATCTCAACTGGTTTTAAATTAGTTAGTTTCATTTGTCTCATCCTCATCATATACTTCTACATCAAGAGCTAGTGATTTTAGCTCGTTTGTTAGAACAAAGAACGTCTCAGGGATGCCAGTCTCAGGAACGTTTTCACCTCTTGTTAAAGCCTTATAAGCAGAAAGTCTTCCCTCAACATCATCTGATTTTACGGTTAACATCTCTCTTAGTGTATGAGCAGCACCGTAAGCCTCAAGTGCCCAAACCTCCATCTCACCAAATCTTTGACCACCAAATAACGCCTTGCCGCCGACAGGTTGTTGTGTAACAAGGCTGTATGGTCCAGTGCTTCTTGCGTGAACTTTTTCATCAACCAAGTGGTGAAGTTTTAGCATATACATACAACCAACATTAACGCGTTCTCTTATCTTTGAGCCTGTGCGTCCGTCATATAGCTCGGTTTTGCCGTCGCTATCTATCTTTGCCATCTCAAATAATTTTGCAAATTCGTCAGCCTTAACACCTTCAAAAATCGGAGTTGCAAATCTTACGCCATTACTCCAATCTTTTGCGTATTCAAGAAGCTTCTCGTCACTCATCTTACCAAGAGCTTTTTTAGCATCCATTAGCTTAGCAATACCTGCTATCTCTATCATCTTAGCTCTTAGCTCTTTTATCCACTCGCCTTTTTTAGTTTCAAAAATTTCATTGATCTGCTCACCTAAGCGATAGCCAACAAGACCAAGGTGGCTCTCTAAAATTTGACCGATGTTCATACGGCTTGGAACGCCAAGTGGGTTTAGCACGATATCAACGATCTGACCGCTTGGAAGATACGGCATATCTACTTCTCTAACTATATTTGAAACGATACCTTTATTACCGTGACGTCCAGCCATCTTATCGCCGACTTTTAGTTTGCGTTTTGTAGCTATGTAAACTTTTACAAGTTTAACAACACCGCTTGGCAAAATGTCATCTTTTTCTAAAATTTCTATCTTAGCGTCATGCTCTTCTTTAAGCTTTTTCTTCTCATTTTGGAAGTAATTTTTTAGCTCGTCATATTTCTTTTGAATATCTTTTGAAAAGCTTTTAACGATAGCATTTAGAGTAAACCTATTTATATTTTCAAGATCAGC harbors:
- the rpoC gene encoding DNA-directed RNA polymerase subunit beta' gives rise to the protein MKLTNLKPVEIKEEHRPRDFEAFQLRLASPEKIKSWSYGEVKKPETINYRTLKPERDGLFCAKIFGPIRDYECLCGKYKKMRYKGIKCEKCGVEVTTSKVRRSRMGHIELVTPVAHIWYVNFLPSRIGALLGIKMKDLERVLYYEAYIVDNAGEAYYDNENSKKVEKYDVLNEEQYQSLASRYEETGFTARMGGEVIYDMLAELDLMEILNQLKEEMESTNSEAKKKTIVKRLKVIESFLNSGNRPEWMMITNLPVLPPDLRPLVSLDGGKFAVSDVNDLYRRVINRNSRLKRLLELDAPEIIIRNEKRMLQEAVDALFDNGRRANAVKGANKRPLKSLSEIIKGKQGRFRQNLLGKRVDFSGRSVIVVGPKLKMDQCGLPKKMALELFKPHLLARLEEKGYATTVKQAKKMIEDKTNEVWECLEEVVKDYPVMLNRAPTLHKLSIQAFHPVLVEGKAIQLHPLVCAAFNADFDGDQMAVHVPLSQEAIAECKILMLSSMNILLPASGKAITVPSQDMVLGIYYLSLERNDEKGANKIFSSVDEVMIAEEANTLGLHAKIKTMVDNKIIFTTAGRLILRAILPDFVPENMWNKIMKKKDIANLVDYVYRNGGLEVTADFLDKLKNLGFRYATKAGISISIADIIVPDSKQKYIDEAKKKVREIQKQYGAGLLTDSERYNKIIDIWTDTNNSVASEMMKLIQSDKGGFNSIYMMADSGARGSAAQIRQLAGMRGLMAKPDGSIIETPIISNFREGLNIMEYFNSTHGARKGLADTALKTANAGYLTRKLIDVAQNVKVTMHDCGTHEGVEITDITESGELIESLEERVLGRVLADDVIDPITNEILFSEGTLLDEEKARAITEAGIKSVSIRTPITCKAPKGVCAKCYGLNLGEGKLVKPGEAVGIISAQSIGEPGTQLTLRTFHIGGTASTEQQDRQVIAQKEGFIRYYNLNTYDNGDKKIVANRRSAAVLLVEPKIKSTIDGKIEIEYAHEDVNIVIKGKKEEVKYTIRRNDLAKPNELAGVSGKIEGKMYIPYVSGDKVKENESIVEIIKEGWNIPNRIPYASELKISDGDPVTRKILADANGVVKFFILKGDYLDRVKDIKKGHKVTEKGFFVVVSDKDGREAVRHYIPRNSIIQVSDNDAVERATVVSLPEKDDKLIIAEWDPYSTPTIAEEAGVVSFEDIEPGYSATEQADEATGQRRLVINEYLPSGVKPAIIIATKKGNLIKYPLDPKTAIFVSSGDEVAQADILAKTPKAVAKSKDITGGLPRVSELFEARRPKNTAIVAEIDGVVRFDKPLRSKERIIIQAEDGTTAEYLIEKSRQIQVRDGEFVHAGEKLTDGLISSHDILRILGEKALHYYLISEIQQVYRRQGVAIADKHIEIIVSQMLRQVKIVDSGNTNFIVGDMVSRNKFKEENERIMNMGGEPAIAEPILLGVTRAAIGSDSVISAASFQETTKVLTEASIAAKFDYLEDLKENVILGRMIPVGTGFYKDKKVKIKEN